The nucleotide window atatatatgcttttcacttaaaacgaatcaatattattaaaaaggaaagagttttaaaaaatctaatataaaaaagttgttggagttatgtataactatttattatttttctgataatacattaatcattctaaacatacaatatttttaatatttttaacaaatcttaatattatttcttatgatacctttattcagaaaaatatttcatcaaccatgtttttatacaataacgttaaaaatctatatcaaaaggttgatGGACCTGATATGGACATAATaggtccacatctgttcgggtatttaagatcctaaaataatttgaaatatatgaaaaatctgaaaaatatccaaaacacgaaaagtatttgaaactccaaacaaataccaaaaaaaatctaaatacctaaaaatttaaaattttattcaaaatttgacacgatgaactgaaaagtacccaaaattttatccaaatacccaatttttttttttttgaaaaatttacctgaaatcaaaactctaatcgtaaaccaaaaacttaaaaacaatatcgATAATACCGGAAATATATTCAGAATATCCAAATATAtctaataaacacatatttatgatcggatcTAGGGTAGGActcggactcaaacaaagacctgcaGGTCAAAATAAACCCAATAagttatcttctctggacctgaactaaacctataattttgggtcggttcggtttgttttttgatccggatataattctcatgtcgaaaagaaacttacgtaaaattgtacatataaaatttcaaataaattaatttgtagattatatagctgttaaaaattatgtttttcgatataataaaatttgtattataatataattcaaCAACCCCGCGCTTttccaagcgcggatcaaaatctagttacacTTTTATGAAACGAACtaagtatattttataaaaatgtcCATATATTTTACAACGTCTTTTTTCAAAGGCCAGAAAGTTTCAAAATTGCCCTATATACACAGCTATACATAGTAGCAGCCTTGATGGTGCAAGAACATGAGGATAAACCTAATTAACTATTTGTCCTGACTTATCTTCTGTGCTGATAGATGATGAAATATAGTTTTCCACGAACCTAAATTGGACGTCTGCACCGTTCACAACGATTACCCAggttattataattaattagtaTTAAGTACCgtctatataaatattttccaatcttttttcaaaaagaaaaaattcaaTCCATTTATCCTATTACGATGGggggaagaagaaaaaattaagTGGACCAAAACCCAAAAATCAAATTGGTATAAACATTTACAATACTCTATGATATCATCttatatttcaaaaatttaatgtcatttattattattgtttaagGTATATTATAGTAAGAAATTGTTAATACATTCCAAATTTGCCGGTTGTTGATGCAGCTAGGACAGCTGAAACGAATCATAGttagatttttaataaaatctttGTCGTCTAATATTTGTGTTCTTCCACTCTTGGTATCTCATGACGAGCGGAATCAAGCATTTAAATAATTTGCATTCATGAGAGAAAGGGTACGTACCTTGGTTTCATCATTAAACAATTTAAATATCATCAATTATTAATCTAAAACCTGAACCATTGCATGTGTTGTCTTTTCAAATAGATGTAAACATTGTGGTCACCTATAACGCATTTAAACATTAGAATCTTTAAAATATGGTAGCTATGTTATTAACATCATTAGCGTATTATAGATGGCGGCTAGTTGCATAGGCAGGCAGTGATGAAATCTAGTTAGTTGGAGACATATatgtaaatacatatatatatatatatatatatatatatatattcctaaaTGATTAGATGGAAATGAACTTCCCCCCATTACCATAACTAGACAAGAGAGAGAGGAAATGTAGAGAGAGAATTCTCTCTGCAGATTTTAGATCTAGATTCAAAATTTGAATCTTTTTCTCCTTGTTTTTTCATCTAAGCTATGTATGGAGCAGAACAAGATCTCCTATCTTGAAGCCACCGTCTGTGCTCGTCCGTCTTGTCGCTCCATTCTAAGTCTCGTAAGAATCAGCTCAACCTTCTCATGGCTCTTTTGGTGATTTCGTCTTTTCAGTCGCAACTCCGCCCTCCGGCTCGACTCCGCACTCCGTCTCCTTCGTCTGTCTCGACTCCGCCCTCCGTGTCCTTTGTTTCCACTCCGCCCTCCGACTCGGAGTCCCGACTCCACCCTCCGACTCCTCTGATTCGACTCCGCAATCCGTCTCTTCCGTCTCGACTCCGCCCTGCATCTCATCTGTCTCGACCCTGCCCTGCGTCTCCTCCGTCGAAACTCCAAGTCCATCCTCCCCCTGATCCGCCACCGTGTACGTATCCCCCTGTGCTACCTGAAGCTCGCTCTCCGCCAAAACCACCGGACCCTCCTGACGTACCGTTCAATCTCGTGCTTCTTCTGATGTCCGACACAGCCTCTTCTCAACTGGTCTCAAAAACTCCTGATTTGAAATCCCTTATGCTGAATCTGGTGCCTGTGTTCAGTGATGGTGTTATTTCTCTGGTGTGTGTTGATGACACAAGTTTTGTCTCAAAGTGCTTGTCTCCTGCAGTATGCAGTGTGTTCCTTTACTGGTGCGTTGATTGGAGTCTTCACCGTTTCTCACCCAGAGATTTCATATATCCGCCTCTCCCGTTCATTATGCTTGTCATTGTGGTTGTTGATTCAACAATGGGTTGCTCGATCCCCATCCCCAACTCCATCTCCgtctctcttcctcttccatTAATCCAGGTGTTATCTCAGAGATTTTTAAACTTAATATTAGGTGATGAGTTGATATCATTGGTTTGGTATCTTGAACTCTCCGTTGATCTATCTCTGTTTTTCGCTTTGGTGCGCCCCTTTACTGCAGTATGCAGTCCCTTTACTGCAATATGCAGTTCTATTTCTGTGGTATTCAAGTCCTTATGTGCTCAGTGGCAGCTTAATGGATTGATGCCTCACATATCCATTCATCATGTGAATCGGGTCGTTTACTGTCTGGTTTCCGCTTTTATGGAATTTGTTCTTCTCCCAATTTCATCATCTACTTTATGTGGTTTTGGTGTAGGGAATGTATTGTTGAAGATTAGAGATACTTCTAACACTGAAGTACTAATCAAAGGCTTTGTAGCCATGTTGAAGATTGTTGATTGTGCACTTGTTGCTGCTTCAATTTTGGGATTTATATCACTGCCCGTGGTCACTAATTTCCAAGGCTTCATCTTACTTTACAGCTCGATGGTCGCTGAGATTAGAGGACTTCTCGACATCATTAGTTGTTTAAATGCTTTGTATGCCCCTATCTTTCTATGTTGCATTTGCTTCCTTGTAATAGCTGTTTGTTGTTTGCCATGGATGGCTTTGTCTTCGTGTATGCACACTTTCTCCATTTATGGAGAGTAACTTTTATAAGAGTaaggtttgatcaaaaaaaaggaaatgaaCTTCCCCCCAAGATGGATCAGTGAGTGTTAACATTTTGagtaataatgaaaaaaaatagcTGGTGGTGCTTATCTCATTTCATATTAAGAGACAACTTCATTGGTGACATAAGCTACAAATTTATTTACCCAAAggtctgtatatatatattctataaacTACAAAGTTATGCAAGATTTGTAACTTCAGCATAATCATAACCTGTTCTGTCCAGATTTGGATCCTTGGGCCTGAATTCAAACACTAGACAGTTAACACCAGAAATTATTAGGctaaaaatcaaatacatcatcTCCAATCCATCTTTATTTTAGAACTTTCctattataaaagataaaataaattttatctcaatgtgtttctctataaaataaatgatatattcTCATATACTGATAAATGCCTATATTTACCTCTTAATATAGAGGAATACAGAAAAAACAACAGTTCTCTGTAAATGGAAGGAAAAAGTGATTAAATTTCAGGTGTATGACTCTGTCAGAAAGGTTTAATTGATGAATTTAAGCTTTTGTTCGAATTCGCTCTCATTTTCTTTTACAGATTTATCATGTTTAATTTCTACTATCATTGTAGTTTATGTTTGTTGTCAAAAATGATGGATAATTTCTTTTATTGTAGTTTCAAAGCTTCAAACTATTTTTTGAGCAACtgaaattatattatagataAATTGGGCTTTAGTTAGAAACTAAGCACAccttaaaaaaatttggtacaTAAAAGACCTTTGCATAAGAATCCGCAAACCTATTGAAGATCTTAGGAATGAAAATGCTTGAAAAAACGAAGAGTTGATAAAGGAATCAATGTCCGCAAGAACCCCAAAGAGCTCTACAGATCGATGATCCGAGATGATGGCTTGGATAAGCCTTTTGTAATCTGATCAAAGCCAGCTGAAGTTGAGATTAAGCGAGGCCGCATGCATCAGAGCAGCACGAATCGTCGCCATGGGCAGAGAGGAGACGTGTTCCTGGTAGGGCATTCCCGAGTGGCAAAGCttcaaacttttaaaaataaaagttgtgttaaaatagtattttattaaaaaaaaatagagagtgCATTCTATTTAATTAAAAAGAGGAAAGTATGTATAGCTAGCTCATCGGATAGTGTTTTGTAAGCCCATTGCCCATTTTCAAAACATACATAAATAAGTCAAATGTGGAAGCCCAGTACAGAAAGAAAGATACTGGACCAGCCAATAGAGTTGCATGTACTTAGTTGATGTCGATGATGATCCGTGAAGAGGAAAGTTGATGATCGATTGCGATTTTGAAGACACAATCGATAGCAAGCAGTGAAAGCAGAGTGAAGCTAGTAAGGCTGTTGTTGCCAGAAGTACATTTCAGACCAAGCTATTTAAGTTCAGTCATTTTAGGCACTAAAACTATAATGAATTTTCAATAGTCATCTACTCAAGTATTATATagtaacaaatattaaaaaattagctATATGACTTATTTTTATCTGTTATTTTTAACAATTTAGCTACATGACTTGTtattacatattataaaaattatacaatgttttatatattgaaaacttcatatatttttcttttatttatcttcTTTATAATATGAACAAATATTCCGTTTGAAGTAATTCACGTGTTATGTTAAgtagaataaataaaataaacttctaatatattattgtttagtaagTAGTTTTTAAATATTCAGAAAAACCCGTATATAGTTTCACAAGTACTCGTAAATAACAAGTAGagtaaataatttcaatttaatttatttttgatagCCAATACTTGTTTGTTAACAAGTTCGAAAATTTTATTACTCGTATAAAGTAAGTCAAGTCGCAATTACACGCAAAATAACCTCGTGCCCAGCCCTGTTAATTAAGAACCGCACGTTTAGCCTAGCATCGCCATTCGCCAATTATATAATGGGAAAGTAGATTGTTGTATTAGCCAAATCCTAAAACTAATGATCATATTCAAGTTGATTGTATAGTTTGTTCTACCATAATACTTTATGTAATACTGATGTGTCTACCATTTCTTTTTTGGTACTTCAAAGCTTTTGATATTGCACTATACAAAGGCGGGGAGCAAATACTTTTGGTCACAGCATCATCAAATATATAGAGTAACCGTTTAGAACCTTCAAGAGAtagaaaacatgaaaaatagAAGAAGCAGAGCCAAGAAAGTTTCTTTCTGTACAATGTTTGCGGTCGATTTTTCGCTAAAGATGAGACCGACGATGCTGCAAGTTAGAGATGTAATAGAGAATCCGCTTCTTGTCGTCAGAGGTTAATGAGAAAGGAGGGTTTAGAGGTAGAGTCACTGCTTCCTCTATTATAAAGGAGAGTAGAAGAATTGCTTTCTTGTATAACTTTCCTGCACTTTCCTTGTTATTCAAATACTCTTCCGCctgcaaaaacaaataaaaagaataattgGATCCAACCCACAAAGGAAGTTTCAGACTTTTATGACAAAAGGTGGAAGCTTTTGACAAAAGTTTGATACTTCTTTACTTACCCCACCACTCTTGCCGTATGCTAGTGCCTTCTCGTATATTGTTTCCATGGCATCAGGCATATGAGTAGCAGCTGCAAAGAGAGAAGGAGATGCAGTCAGTGAATGtacaaagaaacataaaagagAATGCTAGTACTAACCGCTCGTTTGGTTTAGTTGAGTTGATGAAGTCTCAGCCTGGTTAAACGCGGTAACAAACTCTTGTGTCACCCAAGTTTTAGCTACTGCTGGTGAGTTTAAATCAGGATTTGAAGTCTCTGGAGCTGTGGTTGGATCTGCTGGATTCACTCTCTCCTCTCCAACGGACATCATCCAAGAATCACATATCTCTAAAGCTTTTCTCCAGGCAGCTAAAACGACGAGGGTTACAGCAAAAGACTCCTTCACTTGTCCTGCATTGCCCTGTGTGCAAACGGTATTAGAGTCTCTACTATTAATCATTTAAGAGACCGATGAAACTAGGAGTTGAAAGGTTACCATCTCACGAGCTACTTCTGCAAGTGCTTCTGCGTACTGATGCAAAAGTTGGAGTTTGGTTGGAGGATGAACGATGGTTAACCGTTGGACTTCTGTTAACAGGTATGATGATCCGCTTGCTGGTCTCTGTGCTTCAAGTGAACCTTTATCGTTCTTTGGTAAGAGGTTACGTGTTCCGGAATCTTGAAGTGATGTGTCGAAACAATCTGATGAACCTTCGGTAGGACGGTTTACAAGTACATACTCCCTCTCTATGAGCTCAAGCGAGTCAAGTACTGCACACATGACAACAACAAAGCGCATCTGAGTTGAATTGagctttataaaattaataggGGTAAGAGACAAAACCTCCAAACTGATTTGATGAAGACTGTCCCTCAGTGTCTTTCCTAGTCTTCTCAGAAGACACAATGTGAGAAGGTGAGGCACTAGAGGAGCTCCCTTGTTTGTAGACGTTCTCTGCACTTGCTTTGAATCGGTTTGTACTAGTAAGTTGTCCAGAGGGTAAAGAGGACTTCCCCGTAGAGGTAGTAGAATCAGAATGAGCAACACCCGGAGTTTGTCTGACAACATTTGGTATTTGCATTTAAAGTTTTCAATGGTTGAACAAAAGAAAGATGAAGGTTTGCTGCTAGCGATTACCTTGCCTCCTGAAGGAACCTGTGGCTGAAGAACTCTCGGAACGTCAAGCGTTCAACTGCAgtcaaataaaaatgtatttctcCATAAAAATTTGAAAGATCGTAAAGACAAGTAGACAAACAAGAGAAGGTTATAAACAAGTACTTGGATCTCGGCGTAAAAGGCTTTTGCACAGATCAACACAATCAGGATGAATCTCATTCAAAGCATCTTCAGGAAACTTCAACTCAGTGTCTCTCACAATATTGTGAAAAAGCTGCAGAGATCATCAAATCCCAATAAGCATAAATAAAGGGCAATTAGTTCACTACATTGGTTCAGCAGGCCAAAACGAACCTGGAATTGATTAGTCCCATCAAAAGGTGGCTTCCCAGTGACAAGTTGAAACAGAATCGCACCAGCACTCCACAAGTCAGCCTTAAACATCCATCACATCACACAGTTAAAAATAATGAACAAATCTTTCCTCAAACACATGAGAGAAGCTGTCTTCACCTTGGCATCATACTTTCGGTTCCTGATGATCTCTGGAGCCATATACAATGGAGAGCCGCAAAATGTTTCAGCCATTGCCTCCGGTGTTAAAGACCTACCAAAACAATTTCAACCATTACACACCAAAACAATCTCAACACTACACAAACAGATCCAATATGTAAAACAATACCTTGCAAACCCAAAATCTCCTATCTTCAGCAATGGAGTTACTTCCTTTGACGACAAAAGTAAattctgaaaagaaaaaaacagaaccATGACTACACTTTTCATCATCAAACCCACCAATCAAACTAGAACATAAAGAAGGTTTCTACTCACCTGAGGCTTCAAATCTCTGTGGATACAATGCTTCTCTTGAAGTGCTTGCAATCCCAAAGCTACAAACCCCAAAGACtcaaaacaatcaaacaaagaTTCTACACAGagaaacataacaaaaaaaaaaaacagatcattACCCAACTGCCTCATAAAATGCTTAGCAACAGGCTCAGACACTTTCCCATGGAGATTGATGTACTCAGCAAGATCACCTCCACTACAATACTCCAACACCAGAAATATCCTATCTCCAGTCTACAAAAGATCACAAAAAATCATCCAAAGTTCACACCTTTATTAAacacaacacaaaaaaaaaaaagagaatgaaTCAAAACCAAACCTCGATAGCTTCATGGAGTCTGATGATGTTGGGATGATCGATGGTTCTGAGAATCGAAATCTCCTTGAGGAGACTGTCTCTGACTTTAGGGTTAAGCTTCTTCTTATCAATCTCCTTGATGGCGACTTCTAAGCCAGACGATCGGTGCTTCGCTAGCCACACCACGGCGAAGGAGCCTGACCCGAGTCTCCGCCCAAGTTCGTAGTCGCCCACCAGTCGCGCCGCCGCGTCCATCCGGGTTTTCGGGTTTTTTTTTGACCCGTTTAGGATTTAGTTGAATCAACCTCCATTGTTTCTACTGCTACGACGACCACACAGATGTTAACGAGAGAACGAAACAGaacagagaaaaaaatcaaaactttttttttaagaacaaaggaactgttttttttttgtttgggttaATGAGAAGAGATGATGGAAGTGATTggtttgtatatattattacacAGTAAAGCTATcaactttgtatttttttattttgttggaaGTGTTGTGTGGGAGATTGAGTTTTGGTTTTAAGCTTATGAACGAAGAGAGTTTCTTAACTTGTACTCGACAATAAAGAAACCTTGTGGGAAAAATTTGACGTCTTGGATCCAATTTCCACAAGGAAAAGACCTATGAAATATCTCTGAATATTTTACTccttttaattaaatcaaatcaaGCCCAAAAGTAaagattgtttatttttaatagttttataatattaatctaTAGGTTGCTTAAGAATTTTGCAATTGATtttaatcttttatatattaattgaggagaATTACAATATTCTTTTATAGATACATGTCATACCTAAGATAattcttagaatttttttaaaaaaatattttgtccatctaaacatatattataatctttattaaactaaatataaaattgattagtatcgtataaaaaaatattctcatttttatttaaataaaagctacagaaTTAACTagtatgattaacatatatatatgacaatgaataattttgaataataaagttttgataataatttttatctCCTTCATcccttttgtttaattttatattctcaaataaactaaaaaatcacattaatcatatgataaaaaatttaaactttttctatatgttatattttgaatttttaaaatgactataaattactaatatTGTTAAGACTCTCACATTAAaaaatttgtgatcaatagTTTAACCATTTTGTTATGAtaagataaaaataatcataaaatcacaTGAATAAGAAGTtacatttaatagatattcagattaaatatatatatatatatatatatatatatatatatatatatatattaaaattaaactatataccatataaaaatgcataaatatgttaattttaaaattttcattggAAAAATACTGagaacttaatattttaattttaaaatttgcattgaatttTTAAACACGATTGTAGATTACAAAACTATTTTgtgattaatagtttaattttttggtacaaaaatatacaaatgttaataaaactATACGGATATGAATCCttgattaataaatattcatatgataatataatatatctatttcagtatcattta belongs to Brassica rapa cultivar Chiifu-401-42 chromosome A07, CAAS_Brap_v3.01, whole genome shotgun sequence and includes:
- the LOC103830334 gene encoding uncharacterized protein LOC103830334 isoform X1 — protein: MALLVISSFQSQLRPPARLRTPSPSSVSTPPSVSFVSTPPSDSESRLHPPTPLIRLRNPSLPSRLRPASHLSRPCPASPPSKLQVHPPPDPPPCTYPPVLPEARSPPKPPDPPDVPFNLVLLLMSDTASSQLVSKTPDLKSLMLNLVPVFSDGVISLVCVDDTSFVSKCLSPAVCSVFLYWCVDWSLHRFSPRDFIYPPLPFIMLVIVVVDSTMGCSIPIPNSISVSLPLPLIQVLSQRFLNLILGDELISLVWYLELSVDLSLFFALVRPFTAVCSPFTAICSSISVVFKSLCAQWQLNGLMPHISIHHVNRVVYCLVSAFMEFVLLPISSSTLCGFGVGNVLLKIRDTSNTEVLIKGFVAMLKIVDCALVAASILGFISLPVVTNFQGFILLYSSMVAEIRGLLDIISCLNALYAPIFLCCICFLVIAVCCLPWMALSSCMHTFSIYGE
- the LOC103830334 gene encoding classical arabinogalactan protein 9 isoform X4, which encodes MALLVISSFQSQLRPPARLRTPSPSSVSTPPSVSFVSTPPSDSESRLHPPTPLIRLRNPSLPSRLRPASHLSRPCPASPPSKLQVHPPPDPPPCTYPPVLPEARSPPKPPDPPDVPFNLVLLLMSDTASSQLVSKTPDLKSLMLNLVPVFSDGVISLVCVDDTSFVSKCLSPAVCSVFLYWCVDWSLHRFSPRDFIYPPLPFIMLVIVVVDSTMGCSIPIPNSISVSLPLPLIQGMYC
- the LOC103830334 gene encoding uncharacterized protein LOC103830334 isoform X2; translation: MALLVISSFQSQLRPPARLRTPSPSSVSTPPSVSFVSTPPSDSESRLHPPTPLIRLRNPSLPSRLRPASHLSRPCPASPPSKLQVHPPPDPPPCTYPPVLPEARSPPKPPDPPDVPFNLVLLLMSDTASSQLVSKTPDLKSLMLNLVPVFSDGVISLVCVDDTSFVSKCLSPAVCSVFLYWCVDWSLHRFSPRDFIYPPLPFIMLVIVVVDSTMGCSIPIPNSISVSLPLPLIQVLSQRFLNLILGNVLLKIRDTSNTEVLIKGFVAMLKIVDCALVAASILGFISLPVVTNFQGFILLYSSMVAEIRGLLDIISCLNALYAPIFLCCICFLVIAVCCLPWMALSSCMHTFSIYGE
- the LOC103830334 gene encoding classical arabinogalactan protein 9 isoform X3 produces the protein MALLVISSFQSQLRPPARLRTPSPSSVSTPPSVSFVSTPPSDSESRLHPPTPLIRLRNPSLPSRLRPASHLSRPCPASPPSKLQVHPPPDPPPCTYPPVLPEARSPPKPPDPPDVPFNLVLLLMSDTASSQLVSKTPDLKSLMLNLVPVFSDGVISLVCVDDTSFVSKCLSPAVCSVFLYWCVDWSLHRFSPRDFIYPPLPFIMLVIVVVDSTMGCSIPIPNSISVSLPLPLIQYAVPLLQYAVLFLWYSSPYVLSGSLMD
- the LOC103830336 gene encoding serine/threonine-protein kinase ATG1a, coding for MDAAARLVGDYELGRRLGSGSFAVVWLAKHRSSGLEVAIKEIDKKKLNPKVRDSLLKEISILRTIDHPNIIRLHEAIETGDRIFLVLEYCSGGDLAEYINLHGKVSEPVAKHFMRQLALGLQALQEKHCIHRDLKPQNLLLSSKEVTPLLKIGDFGFARSLTPEAMAETFCGSPLYMAPEIIRNRKYDAKADLWSAGAILFQLVTGKPPFDGTNQFQLFHNIVRDTELKFPEDALNEIHPDCVDLCKSLLRRDPIERLTFREFFSHRFLQEARQTPGVAHSDSTTSTGKSSLPSGQLTSTNRFKASAENVYKQGSSSSASPSHIVSSEKTRKDTEGQSSSNQFGVLDSLELIEREYVLVNRPTEGSSDCFDTSLQDSGTRNLLPKNDKGSLEAQRPASGSSYLLTEVQRLTIVHPPTKLQLLHQYAEALAEVAREMGNAGQVKESFAVTLVVLAAWRKALEICDSWMMSVGEERVNPADPTTAPETSNPDLNSPAVAKTWVTQEFVTAFNQAETSSTQLNQTSAATHMPDAMETIYEKALAYGKSGGAEEYLNNKESAGKLYKKAILLLSFIIEEAVTLPLNPPFSLTSDDKKRILYYISNLQHRRSHL